A single genomic interval of Cydia strobilella chromosome 3, ilCydStro3.1, whole genome shotgun sequence harbors:
- the LOC134756181 gene encoding uncharacterized protein LOC134756181 produces MSYLTRRKSKSNVGKKCTDTTYTVNNLPSLRRKRTIAYNRIAKALEIGTLANTDESQVELFLSYCQEIKNIADSFQESHLIISDLLGDGVDDTENEIEERFDEAYFNVVAIQRKFLPCSSQPPDISRQDITTGSHSSNMRLPKISLPTFSGTIKEWPEFIATYNALIHESTLLSEIEKFHYLVSVLRSDALSLIRTFPVASEHYLSAYNALKSRYEDKRDLAFTCWRDILDVSFKTASAQDFRHALDTIDENLTILKQLKLPTEHWDFVLCYNILAKLDTKLRREFEEKHANVEMPQYKQIRAFLHAKGEALLRDTHFTAVTSKNTNTSKEATGTIQKPKRHNVTLLSSTVDPLPKGGDKQEVKPKVSGTPKVVRKCSFCGEEHHISACKAFLAKSVDERMAVTTEKKWCYNCLNASHSVRQCTSIFSCQKCHRKHHTLLHREQAASSPEPSGEKSSSVVLLAKEPLTPSDSPSNTTVLLATALVQLRDASGEFQTFRALFDTGSQNNLLTTHAAQRLKLKPTPTSEGPCGLGGAPATVTGKVTCDVGAEDTVHFRLKMFVSPHICDEQPIGRLNTNGWDELKTLPLADPGFDIPGPIDVLFAADVFSESLLDQRLKRCVNKPRALNSVFGWLIVGRIRLASSSLLSVPSPSKDESLNNIVQRFWEIDTVPQSSRLTPDEQLCENSFTNEHYRDETGRYVVCLPFKNNAEPVFEGSREIALRRFHAIEKRLSRDPDLKQQYVEFMTDYIERGHMSLVPAKHMGQGRYYVPHHCILRPESATTKLRVVFDASARDAQSKSLNDSLLTGPKLQSNIAEILLHYREHEVVFMADVRQMYRQINVAPHHRDYQRILWRAHPDEPLQEYVLNTVTYGVSSAPFLACRTIQQLANDEGHKYPKAKTVLTSDIYVDDVVTGSSSLDDACDIKSQIIALFKLGAFELRKWVSNRLELLRDLPSEMCLSDAIAFTEAEDTTVKVLGLKWEPASDSFVFNVQPSNQPCTKRTILSEVARIFDPLGFLSPLTIQAKALIQKLWILGSSWDETPPPEIVSQWSNFSQQLPQIRKLKIPRKFTIEGAQSYQLHGFCDSSEVAYGAVVYLRVTESDGSVRIHLVCAKARVCPLRKQSLPRLELCAAVLLADLIKFVKDTLRLPVHETYLWCDSTVTLAWLRAPSSRWVTFVANRVSHVQDIVPTACWRHVPSGTNPADICSRGQLPRELLTNTLWWAGPEWLSQSPSEWPTDISKDRNNNNVVLSEQRRVTLVTSQTEPIKQTSIIDQLLERYSSLDTVCRILAYVRRFCANARGTASRSESLFITDIERHRALLEIVKHFQHRHFSDVISKLKLRQQLPRSLRKLNPFLDDQGILRVGGRLARSGLEFEHKHPALLSRKCVLTTRVIESVHRKNLHPGLNTTHYLVLQQFWILAAKRAIRHQLSKCIRCYRLHPQPLQPFMSDLPAFRVNQAKPFSEVGVDFGGPFRIKLGSHRGAKIDKAYLCLFVCLSTKAVHLEVVSTLSTDGFIAALRRFVSRRGRCNIIHSDCGTNFVGASSQLASCIERASHAERIAFKRNPPSAPHFGGIWEIQIKAAKTHLYRIVGDQVLTFEQLSTCFTQIESILNSRPLCPLSSDPNDLNVLTPGHFLTLEPLTAVPDSDYTDVKLNRLDRWQLIQAFQQQFWKRWQNEYLHALTQRAKWTKDSTPLTVNSLVLIKDENRPPLHWPLGRVVSLHNGPDGVVRVATVRTAKDNLVKRPLVKLCPLPSK; encoded by the exons ATGTCTTATCTAACGAGGCGTAAATCTAAATCCAATGTAGGTAAAAAATGTACCGATACAACTTATACTGTCAACAACCTACCGAGTTTACGACGTAAACGAACTATAGCGTATAACCGTATAGCGAAGGCTTTGGAAATAGGGACCTTAGCCAATACCGATGAGTCACAAGTCGAGTTATTTCTTTCATATTGTCAGGAGATAAAAAATATCGCTGATAGTTTTCAAGAGTCTCATCTTATCATTTCGGATCTATTAGGGGATGGTGTCGACGACACTGAGAACGAAATTGAGGAACGATTCGACGAAGCGTATTTTAACGTAGTTGCCATACAGCGTAAATTTTTACCGTGTTCGTCTCAACCACCGGATATTTCGAGACAGGACATTACAACCGGGTCGCATAGTAGTAATATGCGACTTCCAAAAATTTCGCTACCGACCTTTTCGGGTACCATTAAGGAGTGGCCCGAGTTCATCGCGACTTACAATGCGCTTATTCACGAATCGACCCTTTTGAGTGAGATTGAGAAGTTTCATTATTTAGTGTCCGTTTTACGCAGTGACGCGTTATCGTTAATTAGAACGTTTCCTGTTGCAAGTGAACATTATTTAAGTGCATACAATGCTCTTAAGTCCCGGTACGAGGACAAACGCGACTTAGCTTTTACGTGTTGGCGTGACATTTTGGATGTCAGTTTTAAAACGGCTAGCGCTCAAGATTTCCGACACGCGCTCGATACAATCGATGAAAATCTAACTATTTTAAAACAGTTGAAGTTACCGACCGAACATTGGGACTTTGTCCTTTGTTATAATATTCTGGCCAAGTTAGATACAAAGCTACGACGCGAGTTTGAGGAAAAACACGCCAACGTGGAGATGCCTCAGTACAAGCAAATAAGGGCATTTTTACACGCGAAAGGCGAAGCTTTGTTGCGCGATACGCACTTTACCGCCGTTACTTCTAAAAACACGAATACTTCTAAAGAGGCAACGGGCACCATACAGAAACCGAAGCGACATAACGTCACACTTCTCTCTTCTACCGTGGACCCCCTTCCAAAGGGTGGTGACAAACAAGAGGTGAAACCGAAAGTTTCGGGAACTCCGAAGG TTGTCAGAAAATGTTCCTTCTGTGGTGAAGAGCACCACATCTCAGCCTGTAAGGCCTTTCTAGCTAAATCGGTGGATGAACGAATGGCTGTTACCACAGAGAAGAAATGGTGCTACAACTGTCTTAACGCGTCTCATTCAGTGCGACAATGCACATCGATATTCTCTTGTCAGAAATGTCACCGGAAGCACCACACTCTGTTACACCGAGAGCAAGCTGCCAGCAGTCCCGAACCTTCTGGTGAAAAATCAAGCTCGGTCGTCTTACTCGCTAAAGAACCGTTGACTCCGTCCGATTCGCCTTCGAATACGACCGTACTACTGGCAACCGCGCTTGTTCAACTTCGTGATGCTTCAGGCGAGTTTCAGACATTCCGGGCGTTATTCGACACCGGAAGTCAAAATAACCTTCTCACGACACACGCGGCACAACGGCTAAAGTTGAAGCCTACACCGACTAGTGAGGGGCCATGCGGGCTAGGGGGTGCACCCGCAACAGTGACTGGCAAGGTCACATGTGATGTAGGTGCCGAGGACACCGTACATTTTCGTCTGAAAATGTTCGTTTCACCGCACATTTGTGACGAACAGCCAATAGGAAGACTCAATACGAATGGATGGGATGAACTCAAAACATTACCGTTAGCTGATCCTGGTTTTGATATTCCTGGTCCAATTGATGTCTTGTTCGCTGCCGATGTCTTTTCTGAGTCACTTCTCGACCAACGTTTGAAACGCTGCGTCAATAAACCGCGTGCTCTCAATTCTGTCTTCGGATGGCTGATTGTCGGAAGGATCCGACTTGCATCGTCGTCTTTATTAAGTGTACCGTCACCTAGTAAGGATGAGAGCTTAAACAATATCGTTCAACGCTTCTGGGAAATCGATACCGTTCCACAGTCTTCCCGATTAACCCCAGATGAACAACTCTGTGAAAATAGTTTCACCAACGAGCATTACCGTGACGAGACTGGTAGGTACGTAGTCTGTCTTCCCTTCAAAAATAACGCTGAGCCGGTGTTTGAAGGCTCTCGGGAGATAGCATTACGACGCTTCCATGCTATCGAAAAGCGCCTTTCTCGTGACCCAGACTTGAAACAACAATATGTTGAGTTCATGACCGACTACATCGAAAGGGGTCACATGTCATTGGTGCCTGCTAAGCACATGGGTCAAGGCAGGTATTATGTGCCGCATCATTGCATTTTGCGCCCTGAGAGCGCCACAACGAAGCTTCGCGTTGTTTTCGACGCGTCAGCTAGAGATGCGCAGTCCAAATCGCTTAACGACTCGCTATTGACAGGCCCAAAGTTACAATCCAACATTGCGGAGATTCTTCTTCACTATCGGGAGCACGAAGTGGTCTTTATGGCCGACGTGCGCCAAATGTACCGTCAAATTAACGTTGCTCCGCATCACCGGGATTACCAGCGTATTCTCTGGCGAGCTCACCCAGATGAGCCTCTTCAGGAATACGTATTGAACACCGTAACGTACGGGGTCTCCTCGGCTCCGTTTCTTGCTTGCCGAACGATCCAGCAATTGGCCAACGATGAAGGTCATAAGTACCCGAAGGCCAAAACCGTTCTAACTTCCGATATTTACGTCGATGACGTCGTTACCGGAAGTTCTTCGCTGGATGACGCTTGTGACATCAAGTCACAAATTATCGCACTTTTCAAGCTCGGCGCTTTTGAGCTACGAAAATGGGTAAGCAATCGACTCGAACTTCTAAGGGATTTGCCCTCAGAAATGTGTCTTTCGGACGCCATCGCATTTACCGAGGCCGAAGACACCACCGTTAAGGTCCTTGGCCTTAAATGGGAACCCGCTTCAGACTCGTTCGTTTTTAACGTCCAACCGTCTAATCAACCGTGTACCAAACGAACGATTCTAAGTGAGGTCGCCAGAATCTTCGACCCTTTGGGTTTCTTGTCTCCTTTAACAATCCAAGCCAAAGCCCTGATCCAAAAACTTTGGATTCTCGGCTCTTCATGGGATGAAACTCCTCCTCCGGAAATCGTTTCCCAATGGAGCAACTTCTCTCAGCAACTTCCTCAGATTAGGAAGCTGAAAATTCCTCGTAAATTCACCATCGAAGGTGCTCAATCGTATCAGTTGCACGGGTTTTGTGACAGTTCTGAGGTAGCGTATGGCGCCGTCGTATATCTACGTGTCACCGAGTCTGATGGCTCCGTTCGCATCCACCTTGTTTGCGCCAAGGCGCGAGTTTGTCCCCTCCGGAAACAATCTTTGCCGAGATTGGAACTGTGTGCAGCAGTGCTGCTTGCTGACCTCATCAAGTTCGTCAAGGACACGCTACGGCTGCCTGTCCACGAAACCTACCTTTGGTGCGACTCAACCGTTACATTGGCTTGGTTGCGCGCTCCGTCCTCTCGTTGGGTAACATTCGTCGCCAATCGTGTTAGTCACGTGCAGGACATTGTGCCTACCGCTTGCTGGAGACACGTTCCCTCTGGAACGAATCCCGCAGATATCTGTTCACGAGGCCAGTTGCCTCGGGAACTCTTAACCAATACGCTATGGTGGGCGGGCCCAGAGTGGCTCTCTCAATCGCCGTCCGAATGGCCAACAGATATATCGAAGGATCGCAACAACAATAACGTTGTACTTTCCGAACAGCGCCGTGTAACTCTCGTAACAAGCCAAACCGAACCTATCAAGCAAACCTCAATAATCGATCAGCTGTTAGAGAGATATTCGTCGTTGGACACAGTCTGTCGCATTCTAGCGTATGTTCGTAGGTTTTGTGCCAACGCGCGTGGCACTGCTTCACGATCTGAAAGCCTGTTCATAACGGACATCGAACGCCATCGCGCGCTACTAGAAATCGTCAAGCATTTCCAACATCGACATTTTTCCGATGTCATATCGAAACTTAAGTTGCGACAACAGCTACCTCGTAGTCTTCGCAAACTAAATCCGTTCCTAGACGATCAAGGTATTCTCAGGGTGGGCGGACGACTCGCGCGCTCCGGCTTAGAATTCGAACATAAGCATCCTGCCCTGTTGTCTAGAAAGTGTGTACTTACGACACGCGTAATCGAATCCGTTCATCGGAAAAACCTTCATCCTGGTCTAAATACGACTCACTATTTAGTCCTGCAACAATTCTGGATACTCGCGGCTAAGCGAGCGATACGACACCAGCTTTCGAAATGCATCCGTTGCTATCGTCTTCATCCGCAGCCTCTGCAACCGTTCATGAGCGACCTTCCTGCCTTTCGAGTCAATCAGGCTAAACCGTTTTCTGAAGTCGGCGTTGATTTCGGTGGTCCATTTCGCATCAAACTCGGGTCCCATCGCGGCGCGAAAATCGATAAGGCTTACTTATGCCTATTTGTATGCCTAAGCACAAAAGCTGTGCATTTGGAGGTAGTGTCAACGCTATCAACCGACGGCTTCATCGCAGCTCTACGTCGTTTCGTCTCCCGTCGTGGACGGTGTAACATCATACATTCGGACTGTGGTACGAACTTTGTCGGCGCGAGCTCACAACTAGCGTCATGTATCGAGCGAGCCTCGCACGCAGAACGTATCGCGTTCAAACGCAACCCCCCATCCGCTCCACACTTTGGAGGGATATGGGAGATCCAGATTAAGGCCGCCAAGACACATTTATATCGCATCGTTGGCGACCAGGTCTTAACATTTGAACAATTATCGACATGTTTCACCCAAATTGAATCGATTTTGAACTCAAGGCCTTTGTGTCCATTAAGTTCCGACCCTAACGATCTGAACGTCCTCACCCCCGGTCACTTCCTGACCCTAGAACCCCTAACAGCAGTCCCAGACTCTGACTACACGGACGTTAAACTTAATCGACTAGACCGGTGGCAACTTATCCAAGCGTTCCAACAGCAGTTCTGGAAACGCTGGCAAAATGAGTACCTACACGCCTTAACTCAGCGGGCAAAATGGACCAAAGACTCAACACCGTTAACCGTAAATTCACTCGTACTTATTAAGGACGAGAACCGACCTCCTCTTCATTGGCCGTTGGGACGAGTTGTTTCTCTCCATAACGGACCTGACGGAGTAGTTCGGGTGGCTACCGTGCGAACCGCAAAGGATAACTTAGTTAAAAGGCCCCTGGTCAAACTATGTCCTCTTCCATCCAAATAA